The DNA window CTGGCTTATTTATAGTTACTTATTTTGGAGCTAGTACCATTGCAAAGGTTATGGGTGATGAAGCATTAGTATTGCCATTGAAAGCATCTTCTTTTTCTTTTTTAGTTGTACCTTTTTTGTCTACATTAAGAGGTTATTTTCAAGCTGATCAATGGATGACTCCAACTGCAATATCTCAAATAGTGGAGCAGTTAGTAAGGGTTTTCGGAATATTAGGGTTTGCTATTTTTCTTTTAGCACATGGATATAATGTGTATGAGACGGGAGCTGCCGCAGCTTTAAGCTCTGTATTGGGGGCCTTGACTGCTGTAATAGTCCTGTTGTTTTTTTTACATGGAAAGTTCGATTCTATAAAGCTAGATAGCAAGTATGTGAGAAGGCTTATCAAACCTGTAGTTTATAGATTATTCAAACATGGTCTTCTCATTTGTATAAGTAGTTTATTTATTGTTTCGCTACAGTTTATTGATGCTATGACGGTTCTAAATAGCTTAATGAGTAAGGGTTTTGAACTTGAAGCTGCCCAAGTTTTAAAAGGAGTTTACGATCGAAGTCATCCATTTGTTCAATTGGGGGCAACATTGGCTGTTTCACTTTCGTTAACATCTGTCCCGCTAATTACGCAAACAGTAAAAAAAAGGAAGTATAATGAGACCAAAAAATATATTACTTTAGCGTATCGTGTATGTGTAGCAATTGGAAGTGCAGCAAGTATTGGTCTCGCTCTAGTTATTGTACCTGCTAACCAAATGCTTTATGAAACATCAGATGGTTCATTTACTCTTGCAATTGCAGGATCATCTATCTTTTTCTATTCAATTGTATTAACGAGTGTAGCTGTGTTACAAGGTTACGGTGACTATTGGACACCTGCTCGCAGCATTGCAATTGGATGTGCTATAAAAGTAGTATTAAATCCACTCTTCGTTCATTTGTTTGCGATTAATGGTGCTGCAATCGTAACAGTTTTATCAACTATGGTTACTTGTGCCTTATTGGTGCGTCAAGTCGAGACAAGAAGTGGGGTACACTTGCGTGAAATATTTATTTCGCAATCATTAGTTGTTTCTTTATTTTATATGATTTTCATAATTTTAGTGTATCAATTTATCATAGATCAAATGTTTGGAGTAATGAATGGCTCCCGCTTGTTTGCAGGGATAGAAACAATAACTACTGTGATGATTGGAGTTATCGTATTTGGGAGAACTCTAGTAAAGAGAGGTTATTTCTCGATTGATGAATTATTGAATCTTCCGTTTGGAGAAAAATTCATATTATTTCTTGGGAAAAGAAAATAACTCTATTGAAAATATTGCATGTTTAATTGAATGTAACTAGGAGAATAAATGGAAGTAATATAGTTATAAAAAATTATTTAAAAGTTTCAAACTTTATAGGTTATTAATTAAGTAAGTACTAGTTAATGAAGGACGGGAACGGCATGAAGAATAATATTGTGGTTATAGGACTTGGGTTTGGCGAATTAGAGAATATGTCAATTGGTATTTATCGGTGTTTGAAACAAGCATCTCATCTTTTTGTAAGGACAATAGACCATCCTGCGGTACAAGAAATTGAGGCTGAAGGTGTAAAACTAACTTCATTTGATCATATATATGAAAAATATGACCAGTTTGAAGATGTTTATGCTGAGATTATACAGGTGCTTATAAGCGAATCAAAACATAAAGAGATTGTATATGCAGTGCCTGGTCACCCACTTACGGCAGAAAAGACGGTACAACTTTTATTAGAAAGAGAACAAGCTGGGGAGATAATGATACGAATTGTAGGAGGGCAAAGCTTCTTAGATGCGATGTTTACATCATTAAGAATTGATCCAATTGAAGGTTTTCAAATGGTAGATGCAACAGATCTTTCATCGAATCAATTGCAATTGAAACAGCATCTTATTATTTGCCAAGTGTATGATGCATTAACAGCTTCAAATGTGAAATTGACACTTATGGAGAAATTACCTGATGATTATGAAGTTATAATAGCGACTGCGGCCGGTACCGAGAATGAAATAATAAAAAAAGTCCCGTTGTTTGAATTAGACAGGGAAACAACGATAAACAACTTAACGAGTGTTTATGTACCACCTGTTACAGATGAGACGTTACTTTATCATGAATTCTCTACGTTGAAAGAAGTTATCTCAATATTACGTGGCCCAGATGGATGTCCATGGGACAGAAAGCAAACGCACGAATCATTAAAGAAATATCTTGTTGAAGAAACTTATGAAGTGCTAGATGCGATTGATGAGAAGGATGATGACTCTTTAGCTGAAGAGTTGGGAGATGTATTACTTCAGGTAATGCTACATGCGCAAATAGGAGAAGATGAAGGATACTTCTCGATTCATGATGTTATTTATCATTTAACAGATAAGATGATTCGACGTCATCCACATGTGTTCGGTGACATGAGTGTAGCAGATGCTGATGAGGTTGTGAGTAACTGGGAACAAATTAAAAAGAGTGAGCATGCTAAGAATGAGCAACAATCACTGTTAAGCGGCATTCCTTCACACCTTCCGAGTTTATACAGGGCATATGAACTTCAAAAAAAAGCAGCAAAAGTAGGTTTTGATTGGAAGGAAGTTACACCTATATGGGAGAAAGTTGAGGAAGAGCTTTCAGAATTTAAAGAAGCTGTACATACAGGTAATGCAGGCGAGGTTGAGGGAGAGTTTGGTGATATTATTTTTGCCCTTGTTAACATTGCCCGTTTTTATAAGATTGATCCTGAAGAGGCGTTGCGTGCAACTAACCGAAAGTTCCAACAGAGATTCGAATATATAGAGCGAGTGGTTAATGAACGCGAGTTAACATGGGCGCAATTAAGTCTTGAAGAGATGGATGAGATTTGGGAAGAGGCAAAAAAGTTCTTTTTAAATAAAGAACAGTAATGAGCGACTTAAAAGGAGAGTGAGAGAGATGCGTTTAGATAAATTTTTAAAGGTATCACGTTTAATTAAGAGGCGTACATTAGCAAAAGAAGTAGCGGATCAAGGAAGAATTACAATTAATGGTGTTGAAGCGAAGGCGAGTGTGAAAGTTAAGGTTGGAGATGAACTGAAAATTCGTTTCGGACAAAAAGTTGTTACAGTTAAAGTAGAAGAGTTGAAAGAATCAACGAAGAAAGAGGATGCAGCATCGATGTATTCTATTGTTAAGGAAGAACGTTTAACAGAATCACACTAAACTAGTTATAACTTTTAAGGTTAGGCTTGTTCTATTTTTCTCTTATCAACATATACATTGAGGTATAAACGATTGTAGATACCTTTGTGTATGCATATGAGGAGGGACAAGATGGAACGATATTATGATCCTTCGCAACAAACTCAAACAGCTGCCCAACATGATATTGTTATGAAAGGTAGACGCACACTTGAGATTACAGGTGTTAAAGTTGTTGAGAGTTTTGATGATGAAGAGTTTCTAATCGAAACAGTGATGGGTTTCCTTTCGATAAGAGGAGAAAATCTACAGATGAAGAATCTTGATTCAGAAAAGGGAATTGTTTCGATTAAGGGTCGTGTCTTTGAAATGAATTATTTAAATGACCAACAATCGGAGAAAGCTAAAGGTTTCTTTAGCAAGTTATTTCGATGAGTTTATCAGTTCAGTTTCAAACGATGCTTCTTATGATAGCGGCGGGTATTTGGCTAGGTTTAATCCTTGATACATACCGCCGTTTTTTTAATCGAGACAAGCGAGAAGCTTGGCTTGTTTTTCTGTTTGATATTCTTTTTTGGGTTGTACAGGCCTTAATCATTTTTTACATGCTCTTACATGTGAACCACGGTCAATTGAGGTTTTATATTTTTATAGCAATCCTTTGTGGATTTTCTAGCTATCAAGCATTGTTTCAGCGTATTTATAGGGCATTACTTGAGAGGCTTATTATTATATGTAAGGCATTGTTTCACTTTTTAAAAAGGGTCATACAAATATTGCTTATTAAGCCGATTATAATAATATGGGGTTTAATGATTACTATAGTGTTCTTTATGATCCGTTTCGTTTGGAAAATAATATTAATTGTGTTGTCTGTTATTTTCTTCCCATTTCGACTCATTGGCAAAATTATCTGGCGTATTTTACCGATAAAAGTCAAAAAGTTTATCAGAGCTGGAGCAGGGAATGTAGTAAGATTGAAGAATAAGTTACATAAATGGATCGCAAGGATACGTCCTTAGGAGGGAAGTACCAGTGCAGACAGGACCGAAGCGCAATATTACGAAGATACGTTCATCGTATACTGTACAACATGACCGCAAACAAGAAGTAAAACGTATTCGAACAAAGATGCTTAAGCGCCGGCTTATTATGTTTGCTGCTTTTGTTTTAGTTGTTACGGTGATGATGACTGTAACATTTATGACACAATCGAAAGCAATTGGGAAAAAGGAATTGGAAAAAGAGAATTTAGAAAAGAAGCTTGCGTTGTTACAGAAGGAAGAAGTGAGTTTAAAAGAAGAAATTACAAAACTCAATGATGTAGACTATATAAAGAAACTAGCGAGAAGAGATTATTTTTTTTCCGAAGAAGGAGAAGTTATCTTCCAATTTTCTGATGACTCCCCGTCTTATTGACACTTTAAATTTGAGTTAGGTATAATAAAGTTAAATTCATTTTTCTAATTAATCAAGGAGGAGCATTTCTTTTATGTCAATTGAAGTAGGCAGCAAGTTACAGGGTAAGGTCACTGGAATCACTAAATTCGGAGCGTTTGTCGAGTTGCCGGGAGGCTCAACAGGACTTGTGCACATTAGTGAAGTAGATGATAACTATGTTAAAGATATTAACGAATTCCTTAATGTAGGCGATGAAGTTCTAGTAAAAGTTATCAATGTTGAAAAAGATGGTAAAATAGGGTTGTCAATCAAGAAGGCAAAGGATCGCCCAGAGCGTCCAGAGCGTTCAGAACGACCAGCTCGTCCAGTTAGACCGTCTAAACCAAGTGGACGTCCAGCCCGCCCACGTGGTGGTAAAGGTGCACCGCCTCGTAAGGATGATTTTGAGTCAAAAATGTCGCGATTCTTAAAGGACAGCGAGGACCGTCTATCTTCACTAAAACGTAATACCGAGTCAAAACGCGGTGGACGAGGTGCAAAAAGAGGATAAAAAGCTTGCTGCTTATTTTTAAAACCTAATCGGAAAATGCTGTTTATTTTCCTTTACTGGTATAAGAGTAGACATGACTTTGAGCTAGTTTGCGATAAGCATATGTTATAGAGCAGGTTCGAAATAGGAGAGAAGCACCTTCAATAGAAGGTGCTTTTATTTTTTTATATTAGTAGTACTCTTGACAATATATCGATAGTTGATTATTATACTCTTTGTGCCAATCATTTAATGATTGATTTTAATACTTATGGCGGTGTAGCTCAGCTGGCTAGAGCGTACGGTTCATACCCGTGAGGTCGGGGGTTCGATCCCCTCTGCCGCTACCAAAAAGAATATAGGCCCGTTGGTCAAGCGGTTAAGACACCGCCCTTTCACGGCGGTAACACGGGTTCGAATCCCGTACGGGTCATTGAAAAAGCGATTGTACATTGTACATTCGCTTTTTTTGTTTCGTAAAAATACAAAGAATAACATGTAAACATTCCTAGTGTTGACTAGAGAGTGATTAGAATAGTGACAATCATGAAATATACGTTAGTTTGATAATAATTTAATGCCTTAGTAGATATGAATAATTTCGACTAACTTAGAGGTTGTATTTACTTATGAAAAAGAAATAAAACCAAGTTTCAACAAATCTTCTATCAGAATGCGGAATATTCTAATAATTCAAAGCTGATATCGAGGAGTTTGCTTTCAGAATGAATTATTTTTGGCAGGTTAGTTAGAAAGGAGTCGAACGATTTATAAAATAGCACCTGTTATTTTGACAAAATCTTAAGAAATTGTGTGATTAAATGGGGATAATAAAAAATTACAGGTGGTGTACCGGTGATGCAAAAAATTGATAAAGGTTTGGAAGTTCTTCCTAATGTACAAGTTTCTAAGTTCGAATGGTCGGGGAAAATAAGGTCGAATGTGGAGAAGTATTTGTTCAGTTCCGATTTCCTTCTTCTATGTGTTGGTTTTTTACTAGGACGAGCTATCATTTTAAATCAACTATCACCATTTGCTCTTCCTTTTTTCGCCGCCGTATTAATGATGAAGCGTGAAAAATCAGGTTGGGCAGCATTGGCTGTAATTATCGGCTCGTTATCACAAACATGGATGCATTCAGTGTATATAACAGCATCTTTCCTTATGTTTTTCATCTTTCACGCAATTATTACGCGATTTAGTTATGACGTTTTGAAATCAGT is part of the Bacillus solimangrovi genome and encodes:
- a CDS encoding putative polysaccharide biosynthesis protein; translated protein: MNRSFQEHKRIWKGAWLLTVTALFIKILSAVYRIPYQNIAGDIGFYIYQQVYPIYSAAFILSTYGFPVVLSQMLTGERNRSKRQSTLLISLSALTLVATGLFIVTYFGASTIAKVMGDEALVLPLKASSFSFLVVPFLSTLRGYFQADQWMTPTAISQIVEQLVRVFGILGFAIFLLAHGYNVYETGAAAALSSVLGALTAVIVLLFFLHGKFDSIKLDSKYVRRLIKPVVYRLFKHGLLICISSLFIVSLQFIDAMTVLNSLMSKGFELEAAQVLKGVYDRSHPFVQLGATLAVSLSLTSVPLITQTVKKRKYNETKKYITLAYRVCVAIGSAASIGLALVIVPANQMLYETSDGSFTLAIAGSSIFFYSIVLTSVAVLQGYGDYWTPARSIAIGCAIKVVLNPLFVHLFAINGAAIVTVLSTMVTCALLVRQVETRSGVHLREIFISQSLVVSLFYMIFIILVYQFIIDQMFGVMNGSRLFAGIETITTVMIGVIVFGRTLVKRGYFSIDELLNLPFGEKFILFLGKRK
- the mazG gene encoding nucleoside triphosphate pyrophosphohydrolase, coding for MKNNIVVIGLGFGELENMSIGIYRCLKQASHLFVRTIDHPAVQEIEAEGVKLTSFDHIYEKYDQFEDVYAEIIQVLISESKHKEIVYAVPGHPLTAEKTVQLLLEREQAGEIMIRIVGGQSFLDAMFTSLRIDPIEGFQMVDATDLSSNQLQLKQHLIICQVYDALTASNVKLTLMEKLPDDYEVIIATAAGTENEIIKKVPLFELDRETTINNLTSVYVPPVTDETLLYHEFSTLKEVISILRGPDGCPWDRKQTHESLKKYLVEETYEVLDAIDEKDDDSLAEELGDVLLQVMLHAQIGEDEGYFSIHDVIYHLTDKMIRRHPHVFGDMSVADADEVVSNWEQIKKSEHAKNEQQSLLSGIPSHLPSLYRAYELQKKAAKVGFDWKEVTPIWEKVEEELSEFKEAVHTGNAGEVEGEFGDIIFALVNIARFYKIDPEEALRATNRKFQQRFEYIERVVNERELTWAQLSLEEMDEIWEEAKKFFLNKEQ
- a CDS encoding RNA-binding S4 domain-containing protein, with product MRLDKFLKVSRLIKRRTLAKEVADQGRITINGVEAKASVKVKVGDELKIRFGQKVVTVKVEELKESTKKEDAASMYSIVKEERLTESH
- the yabP gene encoding sporulation protein YabP — its product is MERYYDPSQQTQTAAQHDIVMKGRRTLEITGVKVVESFDDEEFLIETVMGFLSIRGENLQMKNLDSEKGIVSIKGRVFEMNYLNDQQSEKAKGFFSKLFR
- the yabQ gene encoding spore cortex biosynthesis protein YabQ: MSLSVQFQTMLLMIAAGIWLGLILDTYRRFFNRDKREAWLVFLFDILFWVVQALIIFYMLLHVNHGQLRFYIFIAILCGFSSYQALFQRIYRALLERLIIICKALFHFLKRVIQILLIKPIIIIWGLMITIVFFMIRFVWKIILIVLSVIFFPFRLIGKIIWRILPIKVKKFIRAGAGNVVRLKNKLHKWIARIRP
- a CDS encoding FtsB family cell division protein; the encoded protein is MQTGPKRNITKIRSSYTVQHDRKQEVKRIRTKMLKRRLIMFAAFVLVVTVMMTVTFMTQSKAIGKKELEKENLEKKLALLQKEEVSLKEEITKLNDVDYIKKLARRDYFFSEEGEVIFQFSDDSPSY
- a CDS encoding S1 domain-containing RNA-binding protein, encoding MSIEVGSKLQGKVTGITKFGAFVELPGGSTGLVHISEVDDNYVKDINEFLNVGDEVLVKVINVEKDGKIGLSIKKAKDRPERPERSERPARPVRPSKPSGRPARPRGGKGAPPRKDDFESKMSRFLKDSEDRLSSLKRNTESKRGGRGAKRG